A genomic stretch from Corynebacterium faecale includes:
- the trpS gene encoding tryptophan--tRNA ligase: MTSQDKDLTAQTSSRVLSGIQPTADSYHLGNYLGAVKQWIDLQNNFDAFYFIPDLHAITVDQDPEELRTRTVSGAAQLLALGIDPNRSTLFVQSHVPAHAELSWVLTCLTGFGEASRMTQFKDKSTKQGADRTSAGLFTYPMLMAADILLYRPQLVPVGEDQRQHLELTRTLAERFNNRYGKVFEVPEGFIPQGASKIYDLQNPTAKMSKSGDNPKGLINLLDDPKVSTKRIKSAVTDNDGVIAFDVQNKPGVSNLLVIQSALTGESIDALVTGYEGKGYGALKVDTAEALEAFTTPLKAKYDEYMGDRAELERVLAIGAERAGSIAEGVLAEVYDKVGFLAPRAR; this comes from the coding sequence ACTTCGCAGGATAAAGATCTCACCGCCCAGACCTCCTCCCGTGTCCTCTCCGGCATCCAGCCCACGGCGGACTCCTACCACCTCGGAAATTACCTCGGTGCCGTCAAGCAGTGGATTGACCTGCAGAACAATTTTGATGCCTTCTACTTCATCCCTGATCTCCATGCCATCACCGTGGATCAGGACCCGGAGGAACTTCGTACCCGCACCGTGTCAGGTGCCGCACAGCTGCTGGCATTGGGCATCGACCCGAACCGCTCCACTCTCTTCGTCCAGTCCCATGTGCCCGCGCATGCGGAACTGTCCTGGGTACTGACCTGTCTCACCGGTTTTGGTGAGGCTTCCCGCATGACCCAGTTCAAGGACAAATCCACCAAGCAGGGCGCTGACCGCACTTCTGCAGGACTGTTCACCTATCCCATGCTCATGGCCGCTGACATCCTCCTCTACCGCCCGCAGCTGGTTCCGGTGGGTGAGGATCAGCGGCAGCACCTGGAGCTCACCCGCACCCTGGCAGAGCGTTTCAACAACCGCTATGGCAAGGTCTTCGAGGTTCCGGAGGGTTTCATTCCGCAGGGTGCCTCCAAGATCTATGATCTGCAGAACCCGACCGCAAAGATGTCCAAGTCCGGTGACAACCCCAAGGGGCTGATCAATCTTCTCGACGACCCGAAGGTCTCCACCAAGCGGATCAAGTCCGCGGTCACTGACAATGACGGTGTCATCGCCTTCGATGTGCAGAACAAACCGGGAGTATCCAACCTCCTGGTCATCCAGTCCGCATTGACCGGGGAAAGCATTGACGCGCTGGTCACCGGGTACGAGGGCAAGGGATACGGCGCTCTCAAGGTGGACACCGCTGAGGCATTGGAGGCGTTCACCACCCCGCTGAAGGCCAAGTATGACGAGTACATGGGGGACCGCGCTGAACTCGAGCGTGTCCTGGCTATCGGCGCGGAACGTGCCGGGTCCATTGCCGAGGGAGTCCTGGCGGAGGTCTATGACAAGGTCGGTTTCCTGGCCCCGCGCGCCAGGTAA
- a CDS encoding YhjD/YihY/BrkB family envelope integrity protein, whose amino-acid sequence MATRTAPDDRNTDEYGIERIREDEPGFVDKMRDKYEWFDHIMRMQERFGSKGGNQLSAGITYFSVLSIFPIAMLAFATMGFVLAGNPDLLARVQEEITGAFDGDVGETVNSIVESAIEQRGTVLGIGGLTALWAGLNWMNNLRFGVSRMWALDPTEGNFVVKKINDLIALVILLLALVLAFGITAVGASGATQTLLDWVGLGDVPGISIITWVVALVVGILANFLVFFWLIKFLPRTKVPMKSAIQGALIGAIIFEVVKQLASVLASNALSNPAGATFGPIIGIMVVLYLVWRILMYCSAWSATSEESLRLAVVPAPEPAVIRVRNELSPEVAPVDAARNVGIGVAVGAVAAGALAFLQKK is encoded by the coding sequence ATGGCCACCAGAACCGCGCCGGACGATCGCAACACCGATGAATACGGAATCGAGCGGATCCGTGAAGATGAACCGGGCTTCGTGGACAAGATGCGTGACAAGTATGAGTGGTTCGATCACATCATGCGCATGCAGGAGCGATTCGGCTCCAAAGGCGGTAACCAGCTGTCCGCCGGCATCACTTATTTTTCGGTGTTGTCTATTTTCCCCATCGCCATGTTGGCCTTCGCCACCATGGGTTTTGTCCTGGCGGGCAACCCGGATCTGCTTGCCCGTGTCCAGGAGGAGATCACCGGAGCCTTCGACGGTGATGTGGGCGAGACCGTCAACAGTATTGTCGAAAGCGCCATCGAGCAGCGCGGTACGGTTCTCGGAATCGGCGGTCTCACCGCGCTGTGGGCCGGTCTCAATTGGATGAATAACTTGCGCTTCGGTGTGAGCCGCATGTGGGCCCTTGATCCCACCGAGGGCAATTTCGTGGTGAAGAAGATCAATGACCTCATCGCTCTGGTCATCCTGCTCCTCGCCCTGGTCCTGGCTTTCGGTATCACCGCAGTGGGTGCCTCGGGTGCCACCCAGACCCTCCTTGACTGGGTTGGACTGGGTGATGTTCCAGGTATCAGCATCATCACCTGGGTTGTGGCACTGGTCGTGGGCATCCTGGCCAATTTCCTGGTGTTCTTCTGGTTGATCAAGTTCCTGCCGCGCACCAAGGTTCCCATGAAATCCGCCATCCAGGGGGCTCTGATCGGTGCGATCATCTTTGAAGTGGTCAAGCAGCTCGCCTCGGTGCTGGCCTCCAATGCGCTGAGTAACCCCGCCGGCGCCACCTTCGGCCCCATCATCGGCATCATGGTGGTGCTCTATCTGGTGTGGCGCATCCTCATGTACTGCTCGGCTTGGTCGGCCACCAGTGAGGAATCATTGCGGCTGGCAGTGGTTCCCGCGCCGGAGCCGGCTGTGATCCGCGTCCGCAACGAGCTGTCCCCGGAGGTCGCCCCGGTCGATGCGGCACGCAACGTGGGCATCGGCGTGGCCGTGGGTGCCGTCGCAGCGGGTGCGCTGGCATTCCTGCAGAAGAAATAA
- a CDS encoding RDD family protein: protein MNTNLPNLYSAFDLDRTDDTDALGVVLSARDLRLEQMGITPDDPRRAQTVMAFSVLNDPIKRALYDEKLDTGTPLTWDQIHHLGNFGTIPEAPPQQQQWQQPQPQNDFGYSFGAPNTAFASNTYNPFDNQVQSSMSGSHFASHSAMAPYGANNAMNVQRPTAGARLGMAWLDLILAGIAAIIVAGIFGGNEFSVWIITAIVSIAYVVGFESVMGATPAKKFFGYEVRDVNTHSRLSAGAVAKRNWWKFANLIPGGTLVTLIMAGYYGNQIKEENMMRGGHDKMANAEVVKKNS from the coding sequence ATGAACACGAACCTGCCCAACCTGTACTCGGCCTTCGACCTGGATCGCACTGATGATACTGATGCGCTCGGAGTGGTTCTCTCCGCGCGGGATCTGCGCCTGGAGCAGATGGGTATCACCCCTGATGATCCCCGACGCGCGCAGACCGTGATGGCGTTCTCAGTGCTCAACGATCCCATCAAACGTGCGCTTTACGACGAAAAACTAGACACCGGCACGCCCCTCACCTGGGATCAGATTCACCACCTCGGGAATTTCGGCACCATCCCGGAAGCACCTCCGCAACAGCAGCAGTGGCAGCAGCCCCAGCCCCAGAATGATTTCGGTTACTCCTTCGGTGCCCCGAACACGGCATTCGCCAGTAATACCTACAACCCCTTCGACAACCAGGTCCAGTCCTCGATGTCGGGTTCCCACTTCGCCAGCCATTCGGCCATGGCCCCGTACGGTGCCAACAATGCGATGAATGTGCAGCGTCCCACAGCGGGTGCCCGACTTGGAATGGCGTGGCTTGATCTCATTCTGGCCGGTATCGCTGCCATCATCGTCGCGGGAATCTTCGGCGGAAACGAGTTCAGTGTCTGGATCATCACGGCGATCGTCTCCATCGCCTATGTGGTGGGTTTTGAAAGCGTCATGGGTGCCACCCCGGCTAAGAAGTTCTTCGGCTATGAGGTCCGGGATGTCAATACCCATTCCCGACTGTCTGCAGGCGCGGTGGCCAAGCGAAACTGGTGGAAGTTTGCCAACCTCATCCCCGGAGGCACTCTGGTCACCCTCATCATGGCTGGTTATTACGGCAACCAGATCAAGGAGGAGAACATGATGCGCGGTGGTCACGACAAGATGGCCAACGCCGAGGTGGTTAAGAAGAACTCCTAA